A region from the Methylocystis iwaonis genome encodes:
- a CDS encoding chemotaxis protein CheB, whose product MQQTFAHRKALIFKGLARVAKILSFTTAGSTGRGQPEQHLFPMERIIVIGASAGGLQPLRQIVSALPATCEAAIFIVMHIGDHRSDLPTILSWSSKLSVSFAKDNSPIQAGHIYVAPPDQHMVLECDRIRLNRGPKVHHTRPAADPLFISAAKVYGHRVTGIILSGGDNDGAEGLRVIKEHGGQAVIQKPEEAAEPSMPETAIARDHPDARLSAEQIAKLMECCGEIRL is encoded by the coding sequence TTGCAACAAACTTTTGCACATCGCAAAGCCCTGATTTTTAAGGGCCTGGCACGTGTTGCAAAAATCTTAAGTTTTACAACAGCGGGCTCTACTGGACGCGGCCAGCCCGAACAGCATTTATTCCCCATGGAAAGAATTATCGTAATCGGTGCCTCGGCTGGCGGGCTGCAACCGTTGCGCCAGATTGTTTCGGCGCTACCTGCAACGTGCGAGGCTGCGATTTTCATCGTCATGCACATCGGCGATCATCGCAGCGATTTGCCTACAATTCTGTCTTGGTCTTCCAAGCTGAGCGTGTCCTTCGCGAAGGACAACTCACCCATCCAAGCGGGGCATATCTACGTCGCTCCGCCAGATCAGCACATGGTTTTAGAGTGCGACCGCATCCGCCTAAATCGTGGACCGAAAGTGCACCACACGCGCCCCGCCGCAGACCCTCTCTTTATCTCGGCCGCAAAGGTTTACGGACACCGCGTTACTGGCATCATCCTCAGTGGTGGTGACAATGACGGGGCTGAAGGTCTGCGCGTCATCAAGGAGCATGGCGGCCAGGCGGTAATTCAGAAACCAGAGGAGGCGGCGGAACCGTCCATGCCGGAAACGGCAATCGCGAGAGACCATCCAGACGCGCGCTTATCTGCGGAGCAGATTGCCAAGCTGATGGAATGTTGCGGCGAAATTCGCCTCTAG
- a CDS encoding ribbon-helix-helix domain-containing protein produces MKKLLTPIEPEMHKRLKMLAVRHETTLEALTRAALAAYLSKHDTCRSRAPTASASAPALLT; encoded by the coding sequence ATGAAGAAGCTTCTCACCCCCATCGAGCCGGAAATGCACAAGCGGCTCAAAATGCTGGCCGTCCGGCATGAGACCACGCTTGAAGCGCTCACCCGCGCCGCGCTCGCCGCCTATCTTTCCAAGCATGATACCTGCCGTAGCCGCGCCCCGACCGCGAGTGCCTCGGCGCCGGCGTTGCTCACGTGA
- a CDS encoding PIN domain-containing protein, with translation MIEALLPVAFLDASVLYPALLRNLLMHFAVADLFRAHWSARVHDEWMRSLLRDRPDISRVQLERTRELMDAHVLDALVEGYEHRIEGITLPDADDRHVVAAALHCGAQFIVTANLRDFPESVLAPLGLVAEHPDAFLSRVLSESRELALSAFRELCENRKNPPQSLREVLEVMKRQGLPATADALGGMI, from the coding sequence ATGATTGAAGCCCTTTTGCCTGTCGCGTTCCTTGATGCGAGCGTTCTCTATCCCGCACTTCTTCGCAACCTGCTGATGCACTTTGCCGTCGCCGACTTGTTTCGAGCGCACTGGTCGGCGCGGGTGCATGACGAATGGATGCGGTCGCTTCTGCGCGACCGGCCGGATATTTCCCGCGTCCAGTTGGAGAGGACGCGCGAGCTGATGGATGCGCATGTTCTCGATGCGCTTGTTGAAGGATACGAACACCGCATCGAGGGCATTACGCTCCCCGATGCTGATGACCGGCACGTGGTCGCCGCCGCGCTCCACTGCGGGGCGCAATTCATCGTCACGGCGAACCTGCGGGATTTTCCGGAATCCGTGCTCGCGCCGCTCGGCCTCGTCGCCGAACACCCCGACGCTTTCCTGTCGCGGGTGCTGAGCGAGAGTAGGGAGCTGGCTCTCTCGGCCTTCCGCGAGCTATGCGAGAACCGGAAAAACCCGCCGCAATCTCTTCGCGAGGTCTTGGAAGTCATGAAGCGGCAAGGCCTGCCGGCGACGGCCGATGCGCTCGGCGGGATGATTTGA
- a CDS encoding recombinase family protein, with the protein MTIFAYARVSTDGQSVDAQVKALRAAGAERVFKETASGAKTDRAQLRRALAALGKGDVLLVTRLDRLARSTRDLLNTLDAIARAGAGFRSLADAWADTTTAHGRLMLTVLGGLAEFERELIRARTSEGRSRAKARGVHMGRPPALTRHQREEALAALAEGSATQADLARRFNVSRSTISRLQT; encoded by the coding sequence ATGACCATTTTCGCCTATGCCCGCGTCTCGACGGACGGCCAGAGCGTTGACGCCCAAGTGAAGGCGCTACGCGCCGCCGGAGCCGAGAGGGTTTTCAAGGAGACGGCCAGCGGCGCGAAGACTGACCGCGCTCAGCTACGCCGAGCGCTCGCCGCCTTGGGCAAGGGCGACGTGTTGCTCGTGACGCGCCTTGACCGCCTCGCCCGCTCGACGCGCGACCTTCTCAACACGCTCGACGCTATCGCGAGGGCCGGAGCGGGCTTTCGCTCGCTTGCCGACGCATGGGCGGACACGACAACCGCGCACGGGCGGCTCATGTTGACAGTGTTGGGCGGGCTCGCTGAATTCGAGCGCGAACTAATTCGTGCCCGCACCAGCGAAGGGCGCAGCCGCGCCAAGGCGCGGGGCGTTCACATGGGGCGGCCCCCTGCCCTCACCCGCCATCAGCGCGAGGAGGCGCTTGCGGCGCTCGCCGAAGGCAGCGCGACGCAAGCTGATCTCGCGCGGCGGTTCAATGTTTCACGCAGCACGATTTCGAGGCTTCAAACATGA
- a CDS encoding DUF3363 domain-containing protein, whose amino-acid sequence MRSSRRRRRHHVRLKDLDATSDSGTPHLVLAVRSDLSIEEQINATGETWLDRRLIATERLPLSDLGFDREVRDAMEARADHLGAEALAHR is encoded by the coding sequence TTGCGATCATCGCGTCGACGTCGCAGGCATCACGTTCGGCTCAAAGACCTCGACGCCACGAGCGACAGCGGGACGCCCCATCTCGTCCTTGCCGTTCGATCCGACCTTTCGATCGAGGAGCAAATCAACGCGACAGGCGAGACCTGGCTCGATCGACGCCTCATCGCCACGGAGCGCCTGCCCCTATCGGATTTGGGCTTCGACCGCGAGGTCCGGGACGCCATGGAAGCGCGCGCCGACCATCTCGGCGCTGAAGCGCTCGCCCATCGCTAA
- a CDS encoding excisionase family DNA-binding protein: MAHALADPIVPSREDAALAKAVQVALERSDAAGAALNVQVSAAGQETTLDLPPLVTEMLKDILKAIAAGKAVSLVPVEAEVTTQQAASLLNVSRPHLVGMVEKGILPARMVGNQRRLPLQDVLAYKAANRAKRREALAELAAHDQALGLE, translated from the coding sequence ATGGCTCACGCCCTTGCAGACCCGATTGTGCCTTCCCGCGAAGATGCGGCGCTCGCCAAAGCCGTACAAGTCGCGCTCGAACGCAGCGACGCGGCCGGCGCTGCGCTCAACGTGCAAGTGAGCGCGGCAGGGCAGGAGACAACGCTCGACCTGCCGCCGCTCGTCACGGAAATGCTGAAGGATATTCTCAAGGCGATTGCCGCCGGCAAGGCGGTGTCGCTCGTCCCCGTCGAGGCGGAAGTCACGACGCAACAAGCGGCAAGCCTGTTGAACGTCTCGCGCCCCCATCTCGTCGGCATGGTTGAGAAGGGGATTCTTCCGGCGCGGATGGTCGGCAATCAGCGCCGGCTGCCCCTTCAAGATGTGCTCGCCTACAAAGCCGCAAACCGCGCCAAACGACGCGAAGCGCTCGCCGAACTGGCCGCGCATGACCAAGCCTTGGGGCTTGAATGA
- a CDS encoding IS3 family transposase (programmed frameshift) has translation MRRNRKAALRIIGILREHEAGAKAADLARKYAVSETTLYNWKAKFGGMDVSEAKRLKALEEENARLKKLLADQMLEAAALKELLFKKMVGPAAKRDAVAHLRAVMALSERRACQIVAVDRSTARYVSKRPADKPLRERLRELANERRRFGYRRLFVLLRQEGETSGKNRIYRLYREEGLTVRKRRARRRAVGARAPIPVEARPNARWSLDFVHDQFACGRRFRILNIVDDVTRECLAAIPDTSISGRRVARELSALIRRRGKPGMIVSDNGTEFTSNAVLSWSSENKIEWRYIAPGKPMQNGFCESFNGRMRDELLNETLFFGLDHAREKIRDWVHDYNHRRPHSALGYATPAAFTANLTATGDRLRNPDQLRRAPVATFAPSGVSTQRTQLAAG, from the exons TTGCGCAGAAACCGCAAGGCGGCTCTGCGGATCATCGGGATTTTGCGGGAGCATGAGGCTGGCGCGAAAGCGGCGGACTTGGCGCGCAAATATGCGGTGTCGGAGACGACGCTCTACAACTGGAAGGCCAAATTCGGCGGCATGGACGTCTCAGAGGCCAAGCGTCTGAAAGCGCTCGAGGAAGAGAACGCGCGGCTGAAGAAGCTTCTGGCCGACCAGATGCTGGAAGCGGCGGCGCTGAAGGAGCTTCTGT TCAAAAAAATGGTAGGGCCCGCCGCAAAGCGCGACGCCGTCGCGCACCTTCGAGCCGTCATGGCTTTGTCGGAGCGCCGGGCCTGCCAGATTGTCGCCGTCGATCGCTCGACCGCCCGCTACGTCTCGAAGCGGCCGGCGGACAAGCCGTTGCGGGAACGACTGCGCGAACTCGCCAATGAGCGCCGCCGCTTCGGTTATCGGCGTCTGTTCGTTCTTTTGCGGCAGGAGGGCGAGACCTCGGGCAAGAACCGCATCTACCGGCTCTATCGCGAGGAAGGACTGACGGTGAGGAAGCGCCGCGCCCGTCGCCGGGCGGTCGGAGCACGTGCGCCCATTCCTGTCGAGGCGAGGCCGAACGCACGCTGGTCCCTGGACTTCGTGCATGACCAGTTCGCCTGTGGCCGGCGGTTCCGCATCCTCAACATCGTCGACGACGTCACGCGCGAATGTCTGGCGGCGATCCCCGACACGTCGATCTCGGGCAGGCGCGTCGCCCGTGAGCTGTCGGCGCTGATCCGGCGGCGCGGCAAGCCGGGCATGATCGTTTCGGACAACGGCACGGAATTCACCTCGAACGCCGTTCTGTCGTGGTCGAGCGAGAACAAGATCGAATGGCGTTACATTGCGCCGGGCAAGCCGATGCAGAATGGGTTCTGCGAGAGCTTCAATGGGCGCATGCGTGACGAGCTGTTGAACGAGACGCTGTTCTTCGGGCTCGACCATGCGCGCGAGAAGATCCGCGATTGGGTTCACGACTACAACCATCGGCGACCGCACTCGGCGCTCGGATATGCGACGCCCGCGGCCTTCACGGCCAATCTCACCGCAACAGGCGATCGGCTCCGCAACCCTGACCAGCTCCGCCGAGCGCCTGTTGCTACATTCGCGCCCTCGGGCGTATCAACCCAAAGGACTCAACTCGCCGCTGGATGA
- the bktB gene encoding beta-ketothiolase BktB, which produces MVQARDVVLVSGVRTAIGDFGGALKDVPPTELGAMCVREAVSRSTLAPEEIGHCVFGNVIHTEPKDMYLSRVAAIQGGLPKETPALTLNRLCGSAMQAIISAAQMIALGDIDAAVAGGAESMSRSAYMAPALRWGQRMGDASMIDAMTGALTDPFGHGHMGVTAETVAQKWQIGREEQDRFAVESHRRAAAAIDDGRFKDQIVPLEIKTGKGPVSFDADEHVRRDVTIDSLAKLRPAFVKDGSVTAANASGINDAAAAIVLMEANAAEKRGLKPLARLVAYAHSGVAPEEMGVGPITAVRKLLAKAGLSVAELDVIEANEAFAAQALAVAKELDFPAERTNPNGGAIALGHPIGATGAIITLKAAYEMNRINGRHALATMCIGGGQGIALLLAAA; this is translated from the coding sequence ATGGTTCAGGCTCGGGACGTGGTTCTGGTAAGCGGCGTGCGTACGGCGATCGGCGACTTCGGAGGCGCCCTCAAGGATGTTCCGCCGACCGAGTTGGGAGCGATGTGCGTTCGCGAGGCGGTAAGCCGCTCCACTTTGGCCCCTGAGGAGATCGGCCACTGCGTCTTCGGCAACGTGATCCATACCGAGCCAAAGGATATGTATTTGTCCCGTGTCGCGGCCATTCAGGGCGGCCTGCCAAAGGAGACGCCTGCGCTGACCCTCAACCGTCTATGCGGCAGCGCCATGCAAGCGATTATCTCCGCCGCTCAAATGATCGCTTTGGGGGATATCGACGCCGCCGTGGCCGGCGGCGCCGAGAGCATGAGCCGTAGCGCCTATATGGCTCCTGCCCTGCGTTGGGGACAACGGATGGGCGACGCCAGTATGATCGACGCCATGACCGGCGCCCTCACCGATCCTTTCGGTCATGGTCATATGGGCGTTACGGCTGAGACGGTGGCCCAGAAATGGCAGATCGGCCGAGAAGAGCAGGATCGCTTCGCCGTCGAGAGCCATCGCCGGGCGGCGGCGGCCATCGACGATGGCCGCTTCAAGGATCAGATTGTTCCGCTGGAGATCAAGACCGGGAAAGGTCCCGTGTCTTTTGACGCCGACGAACATGTGCGCCGCGACGTCACGATCGACAGTCTCGCCAAGCTGAGGCCCGCCTTTGTCAAGGACGGATCGGTAACCGCCGCCAACGCTTCGGGGATAAACGACGCCGCGGCGGCGATAGTGCTGATGGAAGCCAACGCGGCCGAGAAACGCGGACTGAAGCCGCTCGCCCGTCTGGTCGCCTATGCCCATTCGGGCGTCGCGCCCGAGGAGATGGGCGTCGGTCCCATAACTGCGGTTCGCAAACTTCTCGCTAAAGCCGGCTTATCCGTTGCCGAACTCGACGTGATCGAAGCCAATGAAGCTTTCGCCGCTCAAGCTTTGGCCGTCGCAAAGGAGCTCGATTTTCCGGCGGAGCGGACCAACCCAAATGGCGGCGCCATCGCCCTGGGCCATCCCATCGGCGCAACCGGCGCCATCATTACCCTCAAGGCCGCCTACGAAATGAACCGAATCAATGGCCGCCACGCGCTGGCCACCATGTGCATCGGCGGCGGCCAGGGAATCGCCTTGCTTCTCGCGGCAGCGTAA
- a CDS encoding DUF2971 domain-containing protein — protein sequence MNDSSSQFDLNLLQALSQPLWADLSDTPEFYEAKPLLAHYTSIQTLEAILKYREFWFSNPLYMNDLEEVRFGMLEGLTAFMSNQKIEQACKTSERAALLRHSFDFYFKKFDSEHVLDIYVFCLSEHRRDDKDGLLSMWRGYASNGNGAALVFDAAKLNPRENSPLTIARVKYASTEERKIWINNKIELLADLISKNDLPDEKLWAATYVFFERLKMFALFTKHPGFEEEREWRVVYLPERDITAAFTHFIDYAIGPRGIEGKLKIKIAPLAGFIDDDFSLDKIVHSIILGPTISSPLARGAVARMLDRHAPELRDRVVASTIPFRA from the coding sequence ATGAACGATTCATCATCGCAGTTCGATTTGAACCTTCTCCAAGCGCTTTCGCAGCCGCTTTGGGCAGACCTTTCAGACACCCCCGAATTTTATGAGGCCAAGCCTCTTTTGGCGCACTACACGTCGATACAAACTCTTGAGGCTATACTGAAATACAGAGAGTTTTGGTTTTCGAACCCCCTATACATGAACGACCTTGAAGAAGTCCGCTTCGGGATGCTCGAAGGCCTTACAGCTTTCATGTCTAATCAAAAGATAGAACAGGCATGTAAAACATCAGAGCGGGCCGCACTATTAAGGCATAGTTTCGACTTTTATTTTAAAAAATTCGACAGTGAGCATGTTTTAGATATCTATGTTTTCTGCCTTTCAGAGCACAGACGTGACGACAAAGACGGACTTTTGTCGATGTGGCGAGGCTACGCATCAAATGGCAATGGGGCAGCATTGGTATTCGATGCCGCTAAATTGAATCCGCGTGAGAATTCTCCATTGACTATTGCGCGCGTTAAATATGCTTCTACTGAAGAGCGAAAAATCTGGATAAATAATAAGATAGAACTCCTTGCTGATTTGATTTCTAAAAATGATTTGCCAGATGAAAAATTGTGGGCAGCAACGTATGTATTTTTTGAGCGCCTAAAAATGTTCGCTCTTTTCACCAAGCACCCTGGATTTGAGGAGGAACGTGAATGGCGCGTAGTTTATCTTCCAGAACGTGACATAACTGCAGCATTTACCCACTTCATAGATTACGCCATCGGCCCTCGCGGCATTGAAGGGAAGCTTAAAATCAAAATTGCGCCTTTAGCTGGTTTTATCGATGACGATTTTTCTCTGGATAAAATCGTGCACAGCATAATTCTGGGCCCAACAATTTCGTCACCTCTTGCGCGTGGTGCGGTAGCAAGAATGCTCGACCGGCACGCGCCAGAACTTAGGGACAGAGTGGTAGCCTCGACCATTCCATTCAGGGCCTAA